The Ornithodoros turicata isolate Travis chromosome 9, ASM3712646v1, whole genome shotgun sequence genome includes a region encoding these proteins:
- the LOC135369131 gene encoding uncharacterized protein LOC135369131, with amino-acid sequence MSVDHQAHPPPPSNPSLSAVAVKLPQFFDRNSAVWFIQAEAQFHLAGVTSQLTKFYHVTSALTPTAADEVYDVLANPSPTTPYDQLKQALPQRTTSSSRSRLQQLLSAEELGDRRPTQLLRRMRQLLGDNSATMDDVLLRELFLQRLPQNVQMVLATAANMSLDQLATLADAVVEVATPSIAATAAPQHPVLPTPSAAASPSGSPQLEDLCREFRALASLIAA; translated from the coding sequence ATGTCCGTCGACCATCAAGCCCACCCGCCGCCTCCATCGAACCCATCCTTATCGGCAGTGGCTGTCAAGTTACCACAATTTTTTGACCGCAACTCGGCCGTGTGGTTTATCCAAGCGGAGGCGCAATTTCATCTCGCTGGCGTAACATCACAACTGACGAAATTTTACCACGTCACCTCCGCCCTCACCCCAACTGCGGCCGATGAGGTGTACGACGTCCTCGCCAACCCCTCGCCAACCACACCTTACGACCAGCTCAAGCAAGCCCTCCCGCAACGCACCACCTCCTCCAGCCGGTCCCGCCTTCAACAACTGCTATCCGCTGAAGAGCTGGGAGACCGCCGCCCCACACAGCTACTTCGCCGAATGCGGCAGCTGCTTGGCGACAATTCCGCTACCATGGACGACGTTCTTCTCCGTGAACTATTTTTACAACGTCTGCCACAGAACGTTCAAATGGTTCTGGCAACAGCAGCGAACATGTCACTCGACCAGCTGGCTACGCTCGCAGATGCGGTTGTTGAGGTCGCCACCCCGTCCATCGCTGCCACCGCTGCACCACAACACCCCGTTCTTCCAACACCGTCTGCAGCGGCAAGCCCTTCTGGCTCTCCGCAATTAGAAGACCTCTGCCGCGAGTTCCGCGCGCTTGCCTCTCTCATTGCAGCATGA